A stretch of the Lolium perenne isolate Kyuss_39 chromosome 3, Kyuss_2.0, whole genome shotgun sequence genome encodes the following:
- the LOC127344347 gene encoding acidic endochitinase-like, whose translation MKSRSLTPFLFAGSLVVAFLATCQAGSIAVYWGQNDGEASLAETCASGNYEFVILAFLPKFGKGQTPELNLASHCDPSSGGCRSQSKDIQSCQRSGVKVLLSIGGGDGSYGLSSPGDASQVAMYLWNNYLGGTSSSRPLGDAVLDGIDFDIELGSAKFWNNLATDLKKLGKNGGTTVLLSAAPQCPFPDEWDGGAINTGLFDFVWVQFYNNEECQFSAGRSAFLNAWKKWESVPAGKIFLGLPASKDAAGTGFVPARELTSRVLPLIKGSPKYGGVMLWSKFYDDRTGYSDAIKSQV comes from the coding sequence ATGAAAAGCCGATCTCTCACCCCCTTCTTGTTCGCTGGCTCCCTCGTCGTGGCTTTCCTCGCGACGTGCCAGGCCGGCAGCATAGCCGTCTACTGGGGCCAGAACGACGGCGAGGCGTCACTGGCCGAGACGTGCGCGTCTGGAAACTACGAGTTTGTCATCCTTGCTTTCCTTCCCAAGTTCGGCAAGGGCCAGACGCCGGAGCTAAACCTTGCCAGCCACTGCGACCCCTCGTCAGGTGGCTGCAGAAGCCAGAGCAAAGATATCCAGTCGTGCCAGCGCAGCGGCGTCAAGGTCCTGCTCTccatcggcggcggcgacgggagcTACGGCCTCTCGTCCCCTGGCGACGCCAGTCAGGTCGCCATGTACCTATGGAACAACTACCTGGGCGGCACGTCTTCCTCTCGCCCTTTGGGCGACGCCGTACTCGACGGCATCGACTTCGACATCGAGCTCGGCAGCGCCAAGTTCTGGAACAATCTCGCAACGGACCTGAAGAAGTTGGGCAAGAACGGTGGCACGACGGTGCTGCTGAGCGCTGCGCCGCAGTGCCCATTCCCCGACGAGTGGGACGGCGGCGCGATCAACACGGGGCTGTTCGACTTCGTGTGGGTGCAATTCTACAACAATGAGGAGTGCCAGTTTAGCGCTGGTCGGAGTGCATTCCTTAACGCATGGAAGAAGTGGGAGTCGGTGCCGGCGGGGAAGATCTTCCTTGGACTACCGGCTTCCAAAGATGCTGCAGGGACGGGGTTCGTGCCCGCCCGCGAGCTCACCTCGCGTGTTCTGCCGCTGATCAAGGGCTCTCCCAAGTACGGTGGCGTCATGCTGTGGTCCAAGTTCTACGACGACCGCACGGGTTACAGCGACGCCATCAAGAGCCAAGTGTGA